In Scophthalmus maximus strain ysfricsl-2021 chromosome 16, ASM2237912v1, whole genome shotgun sequence, the following proteins share a genomic window:
- the nrbf2b gene encoding nuclear receptor-binding factor 2b, whose product MFFSFFFSFFFERFRSSMRVTVRAGQRLLSCSATLRRIDSMEVVDSPLNLAHQQCRKADRLVAAGKYEEALSCHGKAADLLTDAMKTTECQQARLSMELQRDSHVKQQRLIQERWKREARREATKTRPGPVPPSSSPALLTQTQAAGQLQPHGSSGLSAAECGRIGEREYDTLLYQLQTRQTGGCQPLTSPCPGSKTTKDDKTRLEEQHTTIDDLRRLVDHLMDENQRLVAENERLRSENTRLCSEAAEAADFVERSELWVLPHAGSAMGTGGGQERKSTGKGKEIAIPQLPPLEMPAQEDLCLDDLPPLELPEDIQNELQELLDRDKL is encoded by the exons atgtttttttctttctttttttctttcttttttgaaagatTTCGAAGCTCAATGCGAGTGACAGTCCGCGCGGGACAGAGACTCCTTTCATGTAGTGCAACCCTTCGACGAATCGACTCCATGGAGGTCGTGGACAGCCCGCTCAACCTC GCTCATCAGCAGTGCAGGAAGGCAGACCGATTGGTAGCTGCTGGAAAGTATGAAGAGGCCCTCTCCTGCCATGGAAAAGCAGCAG ATCTTTTGACAGACGCAATGAAGACAACTGAGTGCCAGCAG GCCCGTCTGTCCATGGAGCTGCAGAGGGACAGTCACGTCAAACAGCAGCGACTGATCCAAGAGCGCTGGAAGAGAGAGGCTCGTCGTGAGGCAACAAAGACCCGACCCGGCCCGGTGCCGCCCTCGAGCAGCCCGGCCCTCCTCACCCAAACCCAGGCCGCAGGCCAACTCCAGCCCCACGGCTCCTCGGGCCTCTCTGCCGCAGAGTGTGGAAGAATTGGGGAGAGAGAGTATGACACCTTACTCTACCAGCTTCAGACTCGGCAGACTGGGGGCTGCCAGCCTTTGACTTCACCGTGTCCTGGATCTAAGACCACTAAAGATGACAAAACTCGCCTGGAAGAACAACACACCACCATCGATGACCTGCGTCGCCTGGTCGACCACCTGATGGACGAAAACCAGCGCCTGGTGGCCGAGAACGAGCGGCTGCGATCGGAGAACACCCGGCTGTGCTCCGAGGCGGCCGAGGCGGCAGACTTTGTGGAGCGCTCGGAGCTCTGGGTGCTCCCGCATGCGGGCAGTGCTATGGGAACAGGGGGCGGGCAGGAGAGGAAAAGCACAGGAAAGGGAAAGGAGATTGCAATCCCTCAGCTGCCACCGCTGGAGATGCCCGCTCAGGAAGACCTGTGTCTGGATGACCTGCCCCCGCTGGAGCTGCCCGAGGACATCCAGAATGAACTGCAGGAGCTACTGGATAGAGATAAACTGTGA